In one window of Burkholderia cenocepacia DNA:
- a CDS encoding DUF6013 family protein, whose protein sequence is MSQRSLSVAASWSVVFAAACVSASVFAAPPVKGSLKGGGTGQLEYTVKVDSKTFGNTQETRKIRSGETDDFNWKSVPPSGAVAMPDGCPNADNLPRDANGAMVRQTQVRLAPSVDAKGVANVQLSFQAAAPKGTRGVTAGGRSLQCPDVVSVSQVKWVSIPTNGGSKSVSMSDGTRVTVSIKH, encoded by the coding sequence ATGAGCCAACGCAGCTTGTCAGTCGCCGCATCGTGGTCGGTCGTGTTCGCGGCGGCGTGCGTCAGCGCGAGCGTATTCGCGGCGCCGCCGGTCAAGGGCAGCCTGAAGGGCGGCGGGACGGGACAGCTCGAATACACCGTCAAGGTCGACTCGAAGACCTTCGGCAATACGCAGGAGACCCGCAAGATCCGCTCGGGTGAGACGGACGATTTCAACTGGAAGTCGGTGCCGCCGAGCGGCGCGGTCGCGATGCCGGACGGCTGCCCGAACGCCGACAACCTGCCGCGCGACGCGAACGGCGCGATGGTGCGGCAGACCCAGGTGCGGCTCGCACCGTCGGTCGACGCCAAGGGTGTCGCCAACGTGCAGTTGAGCTTCCAGGCGGCCGCGCCGAAGGGCACGCGCGGCGTGACGGCCGGGGGCAGGTCGCTGCAGTGTCCGGACGTCGTGTCGGTAAGCCAGGTGAAGTGGGTGTCGATTCCGACCAACGGCGGCTCGAAATCCGTGTCGATGAGCGACGGCACCCGGGTGACGGTGTCGATCAAGCATTGA
- a CDS encoding zinc-binding alcohol dehydrogenase family protein, giving the protein MKAVGLTRYLPIDDPQALLDVELPQPVPGPRDLLVKVEAISVNPVDTKVRAPKPQVEETPRVLGWDAAGTVVAVGADVTLFRPGDEVFYAGSITRPGANSEFHAVDERIAALKPRTLDFAAAAALPLTALTAWEALFDRLRVSPQGADAGKSVLIIGGAGGVGSIAIQLAKTLGKLKVIATASRPASAEWVRALGADAVVDHFGDLPAQLREAGHPSVDYVLIFNDTDHHFPAAAEVIRPQGGICTIVENAKPVPVELLKAKSAAFHWEFMFTRAMFETPDMIEQHKILGEVARLVDAGTLRTTLGEQLGTINAANVRRAHQMLEGGRAIGKLVLSGF; this is encoded by the coding sequence ATGAAAGCCGTTGGATTGACCCGTTATCTGCCGATCGACGACCCGCAAGCGTTGCTCGACGTCGAACTGCCGCAGCCCGTGCCGGGCCCGCGCGATCTGCTCGTGAAGGTCGAGGCGATTTCCGTGAACCCGGTCGACACCAAGGTGCGTGCGCCGAAGCCGCAGGTCGAGGAGACGCCGCGCGTGCTCGGCTGGGATGCGGCCGGCACGGTCGTCGCGGTCGGCGCCGACGTCACGCTGTTCCGGCCCGGCGACGAGGTGTTCTACGCGGGCAGCATCACGCGGCCCGGCGCGAACAGCGAATTCCATGCGGTCGACGAGCGGATCGCCGCGTTGAAGCCGCGCACGCTCGACTTCGCGGCCGCCGCCGCGCTGCCGCTCACCGCGCTGACCGCGTGGGAAGCGCTGTTCGACCGGTTGCGCGTGTCGCCGCAGGGTGCGGATGCCGGCAAGTCGGTGCTGATCATCGGCGGCGCGGGCGGCGTGGGCTCGATCGCGATCCAGCTCGCGAAGACGCTCGGCAAGCTGAAAGTGATCGCGACCGCGTCGCGGCCGGCGTCGGCCGAATGGGTGCGCGCGCTCGGCGCGGATGCGGTGGTCGACCATTTCGGCGACCTGCCTGCGCAGTTGCGCGAGGCCGGCCATCCGAGCGTCGACTACGTGCTGATCTTCAACGATACCGACCATCATTTCCCGGCCGCCGCGGAAGTTATCCGCCCGCAGGGCGGCATTTGCACGATCGTCGAGAACGCGAAGCCGGTGCCGGTCGAATTGCTGAAGGCGAAGAGCGCGGCGTTTCACTGGGAGTTCATGTTCACGCGTGCGATGTTCGAGACGCCGGACATGATCGAGCAGCACAAGATCCTCGGCGAAGTGGCGCGGCTCGTCGACGCCGGCACGCTGCGCACGACGCTCGGCGAACAGCTCGGCACGATCAACGCGGCGAACGTGCGGCGCGCGCATCAGATGCTCGAGGGCGGGCGCGCGATCGGCAAGCTGGTGCTCAGCGGTTTCTGA